ACCGGCCAGATTCACGAAAGATTCCAGCGCATCGGACAGCAGGCCCACCGAGCCGGTCAGCCACCAGGCCAGGGTCTTGAGAACGATGGTGAGCAGCGCCACCACCACGGACAGGCGCAGCAAATTGTGCGGCTGCAGCCATTTTGAAGAGCTTGAGAGGTCGGAATTGAGCATATTCGGGTTCCTGGGCCTCTATATCACCAAGTGTTCTGATACATCAATAGTCTTTGCAAGTTGTCTGAAAAGCAATTCACAATCCCTTATCGTGATGGACATGTCATGGTCGAGGCTGGCCTGATTCCTATATAAATACTCCCAGAAAAAAGGGAGGCGCATGCCTGATACGTCGACAGCACAGCAAGCGAGGGATGAGGACGCCATTCTTCGACTGGTGGCCGATACAGCACCCGCAATGCTGGCTTATTTTGATGCCGAAACCCGTGCCTGCCGCTTTGCCAACGCGCGCTATGCAGAGCACTTCGGTCACACCATGCAAAGCATCGTGGGCATGGATGTGCGCGACGTCGTGGGCGAGCCGATCTGGACACAGATCGAACCTTATCTGAACTCCGTGGCAGTGGACAGCACCCAGACCCTGCGCTATACGCGCCAGGTCGAAAACGAGATCGGCCGACTGCAGCACATCGAGGCGGTGCTGCGCCCGCATGAGGAAAAAGGCGTGCTCAAGGGGGTCGTGGCGCTGATGACCGACGTCAGCCACCATCATCTGGCGACACAGCAGATACGCGACAGCGAAGAGCGCATGCGCAAGTTCGCTGCCATCACCACCGAAGCCATCGTGCTGCACCGCGATGGCGTCATCATGGACGGCAATGATGCGCTTTCCCGGCTGGTTGGCTATTCGCTCGACGAGCTGCGCGGAACGCCGGTGCTCGATTACGTGGCGCCCGAGGCGCGTCTGCGGGCGCTGCAGAACATGCGCAGCGAGCGTGAAGATCGTCTTGAGTCCGTGGTCGTGCACAAGAACGGCCAGCTCGTCCCGGTGGAGATAGAAGCCAGCACCATGCCCGGGGAAAAAGACCGGCACCGCATCGTCCTGCTGCGCGACCTGACCGCAAACCTCCAGACCCGGCAGCGCATGGACTATCTGACCCAGCATGACCTGCTGACGCATCTGCCCAACCGGGCCCGCCTCAACCATTTGCTGGCCGACGCCATCGCCAGGGCAGCCGGCGAGCAGTCGCGCCTGGCGGTGCTGTCGCTGGACCTGGACCAGTTCAAGTCGGTGAACGATTCGCTCAGCCATCAGGCTGGAGATCTGCTGCTGTGCGAGCTGGCGCAGCGGCTCAGAAGCACCGTCGGCACTCAGGATATCGTGGCCCGCACCGGCAGTGACGACTTTGTCATCGTGCTCCCCGACAACCCAAGCCTGCTGGAGACCGAGGCCCTGCTCGCGCGACTGCGCGCCACGGCAGAGGCGCCCTATCTGATAGAGGGCACCCAGCTGGTGATTTCCGTCAGTGTCGGCGTCGCCATGTATCCCAAGGACGGGAAATGCCCAGCATCCCTGCTGAGCAATGCCGAGGCCGCCATGCAGATGGCCAAGAGCCGCGGCCGCAGTTTCTCCCAGTTCTACACGCCAGCGCTTGAGAGCCGCGCAACACGCATGCTGATGCAGGAGCAGATGCTGCGCAACGCCGTGGAACGCGGCGAGTTCGAGCTGCATTACCAGCCCCAGACCCTGATGCAGACAGGCGAGCTTGCAGGCTTCGAAGCCCTGGTGCGCTGGAGGCACCCGCACCGAGGCCTGGTCTCGCCCGACGAATTCATCGGCTTTGCCGAGAACCGGGGGCTGATCGCGGCCGTGGATCGCTGGGTGCTCAATCAGGCCTGCCGTCAGGCCCATGCCTGGCAGCAACAGGGTTTTCCCGCCATCCCCGTGGCCGTCAACCTGTCGGCACAGGAGTTCCGCCAGCGCGATGTCGTCAAGGAAGTGGCCCAGGCTCTGGCCGACACGGGGCTGGAAGCCTGCTATCTGCATATCGAAGTGACAGAAACCACGCTGATGCTTTCGGGCAACCAGATGCAGCAGACCCTGCATGCCCTCAAGGCGCTGGGGGTGGGCCTGGCCATCGACGACTTCGGCACCGGCTACTCGTCTCTCGCCTATCTGCGCAAGCACCCCATAGACAGGCTCAAGATCGACCGCTCATTCGTGACCGATCTCCCACACAACCCGGATGCCGCCGCCATCGTCAATGCCATCGTGCAGATGGGCCAGAGTCTGCATCTGGAGATTCTGGCCGAGGGTGTGGAAAGCACTGAACAGCTGGACATGCTCAGAGAGATGGGCTGTGCCATGATGCAAGGGTTTCTCGTGTCAGCGCCATTACCTGCCGAGCAGGCTTCGGCATGGATGTCGCAACACTGTCAACTGCTACAAAGACAATAGTGCATGGCCTCGAATACACCGACACCCTCTCATAAGAACAGCAGCATGTTCCATACGGACGCCCTCCAGGCGCTAGCCCATGTTCAGCAGTTGTACCGCGAGCAGATCGATCATCTGCGAGCTGCCATGCAGCGCTTCGTGGCGGGAGAAACCCCGGCAGCGCCGATTCACGCCTACTACCCGTTTGTGCGTATCAAGACCACCACGGTGGCGCAGGCCGATACCAAGCTGACCTACGGCTTTGTGGAGGGCCCCGGCACCTATGAGGCCACGCTGACCCGGCCCGACCTGTTTGCCAGCTATTTCGGCGAGCAGTTGCGCCTGCTGATCCTGCACCACCAGGTGCCCATCGAAGTGGGTCTCAGCGACAAGCCCATCCCTATCCATTTCTCGTTCGCCGACAACGACCATATCGAAGGCTCGCTCTCGCCGGAGCGCCGCATGCTGATGCGCGATGTGTTCGATCTGCCGGATCTTGAATCCATGGACGACGGCATCGCCAACGGCACCTGGCGCGCGGCGGCCGGCGAGGCCCTGCCTCTGTCGCTGTTTACCGCGCCGCGCGTGGATTACTCGCTGCACCGCCTGCGCCACTACACAGGCACGGCCCCGGATTGGTTCCAGAACTTCGTGCTGTTCACCAACTACCAGTTCTATATCGACGAATTCATCCGTCTGGGCCATGCCGAGATGGCCAAGGAGGACAGCGAATACATCGCCTTTGTCGAGCCCGGCAATGTGGTGACCCGCCGCGCCGGCCTGCCCGCCGAAGCCGTCGACGAGCTCGGGAATGCGCCGCCGCGCCTGCCGCAGATGCCGGGCTACCACCTGGTGCGCGCGGACAACAGCGGCATCACCATGGTCAATATCGGTGTCGGCCCGGCCAATGCCAAGACCATCACCGACCATATCGCCGTGCTGCGCCCCCATGCCTGGATGATGCTGGGCCATTGCGCGGGTCTGCGCAACAGCCAGCAACTGGGCGACTATGTGCTCGCCCATGCCTATGTGCGCGAGGACCATGTGCTGGACGAAGAGCTGCCGCTGTGGGTGCCGATTCCGGCGCTGGCCGAAATCCAGGTCGCGCTTCAGCAGGCCGTGGCCGACGTGACGCAGATGGAGCGTGCCGACCTCAAGCGCATCATGCGCACCGGCACCGTGGCCAGCACCGACAACCGCAACTGGGAGCTGCTGCCCGACAACCTGCCCCAGCGCCGCTTCAGCCAGAGCCGCGCCGTGGCGCTGGACATGGAATCTGCCACCATTGCCGCCAACGGCTTCCGCTTCCGCGTGCCCTATGGCACCTTGCTGTGCGTCAGCGACAAGCCGCTGCACGGCGAGATCAAGCTGCCCGGCATGGCCAACCATTTCTATCGCGAGCGCGTGGACCAGCATCTGCGCATCGGCATGCGTGCCGTGGACATACTGCGTGAAGGCGGCTCCGACCGCCTGCACAGTCGCAAGCTGCGCAGCTTTGACGAGGTGGCCTTCCAGTAAGGCCCTGCCATGCTCGAGGTCGACCAGTTCTCCATGACATTGATGGTCGCCGTCAATTTGATGCTGGTCGCCTTCTCCCTGCCATGGTTCATGGGCCCCCAGCTGAGCCGGGCCGCCCGCAATGCGCAGCAATTCCTGTTGCTGCAAGGCCTGGCCTGGCTGCTGGTGCTCAGCGCCACGCGCTCCACCTCGCTGACCTGGAACACGCTGCTGTCGGTGGCGGCGACCGCCGCCTCGACAAGCGCTCTGTGGCAGCTGCAAAAGGCGCTCAAGGGCTGGCTGGGCCCCAGAAGACAGTCGCTGGTGCGCGCGCTCGCCGTGCTCTGCCTGCTTGCCCTGGCCGGCGAGCTGATACTGATTCAAAGCCAGCCTTACCGGCTTTTCTGGTTCAACATCTGCTATGGCCTGGCGATTGCCTCGCTGGCCAGCCTGGCCTTGTTTCCGCGTACCCCGGCAGCCAGGACCTGGCGCTATCTGTTCTTCGGCACCGGTCTGTGCACAGCCCTGGCCCTGCTCGCTCGCAGCTATCTGGCTCTGCATGCGCATCGGGTCTACAGCTTTGAACAAGAGCTCGATCCCGGCCTGTCGCCGTCCTGGCTGGTGCCCCTGTTCACCGCCATCCTGTTTGTGGCGATCCTGATGGCCTGGCGTGACGAGGAACACCGCCGGCAGCAGGCGGACAAGCCCGAAGACAGCCTGACCGGCCTGCCGCTGCGCCAGGCCATCCGCAACCAGGCCCGCCACATGCTCAACCGGGCACAACGCGAAGACCTGCCGCTGGCCTTGATCCTGATCGACATGGATCATTTCTCGCACATCAATCGCCGCCATGGCTATCAGACCGGAGACGAGGCCTTGCAGCTGATGTCACGCACGCTGAGAAAGCAGATGCGCGGCGACGAGGTCGTGGCCCGCTGGCAGGGAGAGTCCTTTTGCCTGCTGATTCACGCAGACCAGCAGGGCGTCAGATCGCTGCTGACGCGCATCAAATCCACACTGCAGATTGGCGCGCAATACGAGCTGCAGGTGGAGCTGGACTTCAGCGCGGGTTGCGCACTGGTCCCTGCGGCCTGGAAGGGCCTGAGCCTCAACGAGCTGTCCAGCCACGCCAATGCTGCCTTGCAACAAGCCAAGAAGCAGGGCCGGGGACGGGTGGAGTACAGCACCCTGACTCCTCCGCCCGACGAGAACCCTGTCGAATCCGACCTGGCTCCGCTGGCCTGAGTCAGCAGGCAGCCTTGATCAGATCGGCCGCCTTCTCGGCAATCATGATGGTCGGCGCATTCGTGTTGCCGCTCACGATGCGCGGCATGACCGAGGCATCGACCACTCGCAGCCCCTGCACCCCATGCACCAGCAAGCGGGCATCGACCACATCCAGAGGGCCCGGGCCCATGCGGCAGCTGCCCACGGGGTGATAGATGGTGTCGGCGTAACGGCGGATGAACTGCTCAATCTCCTCATCGCTGCGCGCCTGCGCAGAATGCTTCAGCTCCCGCCCCTCGAAACGGGCCAGCGCGGGCTGATCGAGAATGTCGCGCATGCGGTGCACGCCGCGCACCATGCGCTGCATATCGTCGGCCTCGGCAAAAAAGGCCGGGTCTATGAGCGGCATGGTGCCCGCGTCGGCAGAGGCCAGCCTGACGCGCCCCCGGCTCTTGGGCTGCAGCAGGCAGACATGGCAGGAGTAGCCATGGCCCAGCAAGGTCTTGCGGCCATGGTCGACCAGCTTGCCCACCACAAAATGCAGCTGCAGATCGGGCACCGGCTCCTGGGGCTGGCTACGGATAAAGCCGCCGGCTTCGGCGAAATTGCTGGTCAGCATGCCCCGGCGCTCATGGCGCCAGCGGCCCATGCCCTGCCAGACATTCCTGAGACCGGCAAGCGAGATGCCGAAGCTGTCCTTGAGCTGCGGGCCATCCACCACCTGGACCACATCGGGATGGTCGTGCAGATGCTCGCCCACGCCTGGCAGGTGGTGGACGACATCGATGCCCAGCTGCTGCAGATGCTCACCCGGCCCTATGCCCGAGAGCATCAGCAGTTGCGGCGACTGCAGTGCGCCGGCACAGAGCAGAACCTCGCGTCGGCAGAGCAGTTGCCTGACATGCCCTGCCTGCACATATTCCACGCCGACGGCCTTGCGTGCGTCCATCAGAACCCGCCGCACCTGGGCAGCGGTGATGATTTCCAGATTGGACCGGCTGCCGCGCACCGGCGTCAGATAAGCCTTGGCCGCACTGCAGCGCTCGCCCTTCTGGTGCGTGACCTGATACAGACCCACACCGTCCTGAGCAGTGCCGTTGAAGTCGAGGTTGTGCGCATGACCGGCCTGCACGCCTGCGCGCAAAAAGGCCTGGGCCAGCGGATTCGGGTCGCAGAGATCGGAGACATGCAAGGGACCGCTGGCACCATGCAGTGCGTCCGCGCCGCGCGTATTGCATTCGGCCTTCAGAAAATAGGGAAGAACATCGCTCCAGCCCCAGCCTGGATTGCCCTGAGCGCTCCAATATTCATAGTCCCCAGGTTGGCCACGCAGATAGATCATGGCATTGATGGAACTGGAGCCACCCATCACCTTGCCGCGCGGCTGGTAGCCCCGCCGACCACCGAGCCCGGGCTGCGGCACCGTGCTCATGGCCCAGTTGTAGTTTTTCTGCTTGGCCATCAGCGCCAGCCCTGCGGGGCAGTGGATGAGCACGCTGGTGTCCTCGCCCCCCGCCTCCAGCAAGGTCACGCTGACCTGTGGGTTCTCGCTGAGCCTGGCTGCCAGAACCGCACCAGCGGAGCCGCCTCCCACCACCAGATAGTCACGCATGTCCACACTCCTTTTGCTGCAAATTCTGACCAGAGGTCTGCAGCGGCGAAACGCGGAAAAACACGGTCGTGCAGAAAAAACACTGTCATCGTGATGACTCCTAACACGCCAACCATGCCCGACTAGGGTCAAACCCGGTCAGAACCGGGATAACATTTTCCCGTTCAAACGCACTTATCTGAATGGAGACAAAAAAGATGGCAATCCAAACCGTAGGCATCATCGGCGCCGGCACCATGGGCAACGGCATCGCGCAGGCTTGCGCCGTATCGGGCATCGACGTGGTGATGGTGGACATCTCCGAGGCCGCCGTGCAAAAAGGCCTGGCCACCGTGGCCGGCAGCCTGGACCGCCTGATCAAGAAGGAAAAGATCAGCGAAGCCGACAAGAGCGCAGCGCTGGCACGCATCAAGACCTCGACCAGCTACGACGATCTGAAGTCGGCACAGCTGGTGATCGAAGCCGCCACAGAGAATTACGAGCTCAAGGTCAAGATCCTCAAGCAGCTCGATACCCTGCTGGCACAGGATGTGATCGTTGCCACCAACACCTCGTCCATTTCCATCACCCAGCTGGCGGCCGCCACCCAGCGTGCCGACAAGTTCATCGGCATGCATTTCTTCAACCCCGTGCCCATGATGGCCCTGGTGGAGATCATCCGCGGCCTGCAGACCAGCGACGCCACCCACGATGCGGTCAAGGCCCTGTCGGAAAAACTGGGCAAGTCGCCCATCACCGTCAAGAACGCTCCCGGCTTTGTGGTCAACCGCATTCTGGTGCCCATGATCAACGAGGCCTTCCAGGTGCTCAGCGAAGGCACGGCCTCGGCCGAGGACATCGACGCCGGCATGAAGCTGGGCTGCAATCAGCCGATTGGCCCGCTGGCCCTGGCCGACATGATCGGTCTGGACGTCTGCCTGGCCGTGATGGAGGTCTACCTCAAGGAATTCGGCGACAGCAAGTACCGCCCCTGCTTCCTGCTGCGCGAAATGGTGGCTGCCGGCCGTCTGGGCCGCAAGACCGGCCAGGGTGTTTACACCTACTAAATCGCCGGCCTTCAGGTCTTGTGCGCGACTGCGGCGGCTGCGGCAGCCGTCTAAGGTTGCAGCAGGAGACCTGCCATGCAAATCGACCATCCCAGCCCTCCGCCCGAGGGCTGCATTTCTTGTGAAGTCCGCGGCCATGTGCTGCTGATCGGCATCAACCGCCCGGCCAAGCGCAATGGCTGGACGCCGGCCATGTTCCAGCAACTGGCAGAGGCCTATACCCGGCTCGACGACGAGCCTGGGTTGCGCGTGGGCCTGCTCCATGCTTTCGGCGATCATTTCACGGCGGGGCTGGATCTGCCCGTCATTGCCGAATTCATGAGGACTGGCCAGAAAGCCATCCCTGCCGGCCTCGTGGAGCCGCACGACTATGGCCTGCCCGGCTACCGCCGCCGAACCAAGCCCATGGTTGCCGCCGTCAAAGGCATCTGCTTTACCGTCGGCATAGAACTGATGCTGGGCGCCGATATCGTCGTCGCTGCCGACAGCAGCCGCTTTGCACAGATGGAGGTGCAGCGCTGCATCATGCCCACGGGCGGCGCCACACTGCGCATGCCCGAGCGCGCCGGCGTGGGCAATGCCATGCTGCATTTGCTGACCGGGGACGCCTTCGACGCAGCCGAGGCCCTGCGCTGCCACTTTGTACAAAAAGTCGTACCCGCAGGCCAGGAACTGGACGAGGCTTTTCGCATTGCCGAGCGCATTGCCGCCCAGGCACCGCAGGCCGTGGTGGCCACCCGCCTGAATGTCCTCAAGGCCATAGAGCTGGGCCAGGCCGCCGCCGTGGCCGACTTCATTCCCGTGCAGCAGCGCCTGGCCAACAGTGAGGACGCCGCCGAAGGCGTGCGCTCCTTCATCGAGAAACGCCCAGCCCGTTTTACCGGTCATTAATCCCAAGTCCAAGAGGTAATGATGAGCTTGAAGTCTTTTACGCGCAGAACGCTTGTGCCACTTGCGCTGACAGCTATGGTTTCTGCAGTCCATGCACAGGCTGCCGCACCCGCGTTGCCCGACCCGATCAGCACCAGCGTGCAGGCCATGGGCTGGATGCAGGGCTTTCCGCCCGCTGCCGACAAGCTAATCACCTTCGACAACCCCT
This DNA window, taken from Comamonas testosteroni TK102, encodes the following:
- a CDS encoding putative bifunctional diguanylate cyclase/phosphodiesterase — its product is MPDTSTAQQARDEDAILRLVADTAPAMLAYFDAETRACRFANARYAEHFGHTMQSIVGMDVRDVVGEPIWTQIEPYLNSVAVDSTQTLRYTRQVENEIGRLQHIEAVLRPHEEKGVLKGVVALMTDVSHHHLATQQIRDSEERMRKFAAITTEAIVLHRDGVIMDGNDALSRLVGYSLDELRGTPVLDYVAPEARLRALQNMRSEREDRLESVVVHKNGQLVPVEIEASTMPGEKDRHRIVLLRDLTANLQTRQRMDYLTQHDLLTHLPNRARLNHLLADAIARAAGEQSRLAVLSLDLDQFKSVNDSLSHQAGDLLLCELAQRLRSTVGTQDIVARTGSDDFVIVLPDNPSLLETEALLARLRATAEAPYLIEGTQLVISVSVGVAMYPKDGKCPASLLSNAEAAMQMAKSRGRSFSQFYTPALESRATRMLMQEQMLRNAVERGEFELHYQPQTLMQTGELAGFEALVRWRHPHRGLVSPDEFIGFAENRGLIAAVDRWVLNQACRQAHAWQQQGFPAIPVAVNLSAQEFRQRDVVKEVAQALADTGLEACYLHIEVTETTLMLSGNQMQQTLHALKALGVGLAIDDFGTGYSSLAYLRKHPIDRLKIDRSFVTDLPHNPDAAAIVNAIVQMGQSLHLEILAEGVESTEQLDMLREMGCAMMQGFLVSAPLPAEQASAWMSQHCQLLQRQ
- a CDS encoding AMP nucleosidase, which translates into the protein MFHTDALQALAHVQQLYREQIDHLRAAMQRFVAGETPAAPIHAYYPFVRIKTTTVAQADTKLTYGFVEGPGTYEATLTRPDLFASYFGEQLRLLILHHQVPIEVGLSDKPIPIHFSFADNDHIEGSLSPERRMLMRDVFDLPDLESMDDGIANGTWRAAAGEALPLSLFTAPRVDYSLHRLRHYTGTAPDWFQNFVLFTNYQFYIDEFIRLGHAEMAKEDSEYIAFVEPGNVVTRRAGLPAEAVDELGNAPPRLPQMPGYHLVRADNSGITMVNIGVGPANAKTITDHIAVLRPHAWMMLGHCAGLRNSQQLGDYVLAHAYVREDHVLDEELPLWVPIPALAEIQVALQQAVADVTQMERADLKRIMRTGTVASTDNRNWELLPDNLPQRRFSQSRAVALDMESATIAANGFRFRVPYGTLLCVSDKPLHGEIKLPGMANHFYRERVDQHLRIGMRAVDILREGGSDRLHSRKLRSFDEVAFQ
- a CDS encoding sensor domain-containing diguanylate cyclase is translated as MLEVDQFSMTLMVAVNLMLVAFSLPWFMGPQLSRAARNAQQFLLLQGLAWLLVLSATRSTSLTWNTLLSVAATAASTSALWQLQKALKGWLGPRRQSLVRALAVLCLLALAGELILIQSQPYRLFWFNICYGLAIASLASLALFPRTPAARTWRYLFFGTGLCTALALLARSYLALHAHRVYSFEQELDPGLSPSWLVPLFTAILFVAILMAWRDEEHRRQQADKPEDSLTGLPLRQAIRNQARHMLNRAQREDLPLALILIDMDHFSHINRRHGYQTGDEALQLMSRTLRKQMRGDEVVARWQGESFCLLIHADQQGVRSLLTRIKSTLQIGAQYELQVELDFSAGCALVPAAWKGLSLNELSSHANAALQQAKKQGRGRVEYSTLTPPPDENPVESDLAPLA
- a CDS encoding GMC family oxidoreductase; amino-acid sequence: MRDYLVVGGGSAGAVLAARLSENPQVSVTLLEAGGEDTSVLIHCPAGLALMAKQKNYNWAMSTVPQPGLGGRRGYQPRGKVMGGSSSINAMIYLRGQPGDYEYWSAQGNPGWGWSDVLPYFLKAECNTRGADALHGASGPLHVSDLCDPNPLAQAFLRAGVQAGHAHNLDFNGTAQDGVGLYQVTHQKGERCSAAKAYLTPVRGSRSNLEIITAAQVRRVLMDARKAVGVEYVQAGHVRQLLCRREVLLCAGALQSPQLLMLSGIGPGEHLQQLGIDVVHHLPGVGEHLHDHPDVVQVVDGPQLKDSFGISLAGLRNVWQGMGRWRHERRGMLTSNFAEAGGFIRSQPQEPVPDLQLHFVVGKLVDHGRKTLLGHGYSCHVCLLQPKSRGRVRLASADAGTMPLIDPAFFAEADDMQRMVRGVHRMRDILDQPALARFEGRELKHSAQARSDEEIEQFIRRYADTIYHPVGSCRMGPGPLDVVDARLLVHGVQGLRVVDASVMPRIVSGNTNAPTIMIAEKAADLIKAAC
- a CDS encoding 3-hydroxybutyryl-CoA dehydrogenase; this encodes MAIQTVGIIGAGTMGNGIAQACAVSGIDVVMVDISEAAVQKGLATVAGSLDRLIKKEKISEADKSAALARIKTSTSYDDLKSAQLVIEAATENYELKVKILKQLDTLLAQDVIVATNTSSISITQLAAATQRADKFIGMHFFNPVPMMALVEIIRGLQTSDATHDAVKALSEKLGKSPITVKNAPGFVVNRILVPMINEAFQVLSEGTASAEDIDAGMKLGCNQPIGPLALADMIGLDVCLAVMEVYLKEFGDSKYRPCFLLREMVAAGRLGRKTGQGVYTY
- a CDS encoding crotonase/enoyl-CoA hydratase family protein, whose protein sequence is MQIDHPSPPPEGCISCEVRGHVLLIGINRPAKRNGWTPAMFQQLAEAYTRLDDEPGLRVGLLHAFGDHFTAGLDLPVIAEFMRTGQKAIPAGLVEPHDYGLPGYRRRTKPMVAAVKGICFTVGIELMLGADIVVAADSSRFAQMEVQRCIMPTGGATLRMPERAGVGNAMLHLLTGDAFDAAEALRCHFVQKVVPAGQELDEAFRIAERIAAQAPQAVVATRLNVLKAIELGQAAAVADFIPVQQRLANSEDAAEGVRSFIEKRPARFTGH